A segment of the Lycium ferocissimum isolate CSIRO_LF1 chromosome 5, AGI_CSIRO_Lferr_CH_V1, whole genome shotgun sequence genome:
AGAAGAAGGAAGAATATTACAGATAAGTGGTGAGAGAAGCAGAGAACAAGAAGAGAAGAACGATCAATGGCACCGTATGGAAAGGAGTAGTGGCAAGTTTCTAAGAAGATTCAGGTTGCCTGAGAATGTTAAAATGGGAGAAATTAAGGCAGCAATGGAGAATGGAGTGCTTACTGTGACTGTTccgaaagaagaagagaagaaacctGAAGTGAAGGCTATTGCTATCTCTGGTTAAACATATTATTACTCCTACCTAGTGTTTTTTGAAAGTCCTAGTCTaataatgtatgtatg
Coding sequences within it:
- the LOC132058465 gene encoding LOW QUALITY PROTEIN: class I heat shock protein-like (The sequence of the model RefSeq protein was modified relative to this genomic sequence to represent the inferred CDS: inserted 1 base in 1 codon) yields the protein MSSIPSLFGGHRSNIFGPFSLDIFDPISSASETFAFANARIDWKETPEAHVLKVDVLGXKKEEVEEGRILQISGERSREQEEKNDQWHRMERSSGKFLRRFRLPENVKMGEIKAAMENGVLTVTVPKEEEKKPEVKAIAISG